One Falco peregrinus isolate bFalPer1 chromosome 6, bFalPer1.pri, whole genome shotgun sequence DNA segment encodes these proteins:
- the SOCS2 gene encoding suppressor of cytokine signaling 2: MTLRSAGSLESAEGSRAGWRHPGAAAPAAEESRGAAQLAAAMEELRRAGWYWGNMTVAEAKERLQDAPEGTFLVRDSSHSEYLLTISVKTSAGPTNLRIEYQDGKFRLDSITCVRSRLKQFNSVVHLIEYYVLMCKDRTETPSNGTVHLYLNKPLYTSAPSLQHRCRITINKCTNQIWELPLPTRLKEYLKEYQYQV; this comes from the exons atGACCCTGCGCTCCGCCGGGTCCCTGGAGAGTGCGGAGGGCTCCCGGGCGGGCTGGCGGCACCCCGGTGCGGCGGCGCCTGCTGCCGAGGAGTCCCGTGGGGCGGCGCAGCTGGCCGCGGCTATGGAGGAACTGCGGCGGGCAG GATGGTACTGGGGCAACATGACTGTTGCTGAAGCCAAAGAGAGATTACAGGATGCCCCCGAAGGGACCTTCTTGGTTAGGGATAGCTCACATTCAGAGTATCTACTGACTATTTCGGTAAAAACATCAGCGGGACCGACCAATTTGCGTATAGAATATCAAGATGGCAAGTTTAGACTGGACTCTATCACTTGTGTCAGATCTAGACTTAAACAGTTCAACAGCGTTGTGCATTTGATTGAGTACTATGTTCTTATGTGTAAGGACAGAACCGAAACACCTTCTAATGGAACAGTTCATCTTTACTTGAACAAACCCCTCTATACATCTGCTCCATCTCTGCAACATCGCTGCAGAATAACTATAAACAAATGTACAAATCAGATCTGGGAGCTGCCATTACCAACGAGACTAAAAGAGTACTTGAAAGAGTACCAATACCAGGTATAA
- the LOC106112813 gene encoding collagen alpha-1(III) chain-like, which yields MAPAPGPGAACERRESVVSGQPRERRSRRRPCVSGAPGSELPSIQRRDPRREITSRRSGGGTSPPPAAQPAPGSPPPGTRREAPARQGPPAAGSGTGHRCACRRSGCGAAGRKAPSAGAGAVQHPPPERGGGAALGQTDRLPLPEEDGAPGETTPLAPPLSPARAVCSPLIARRGHPAPAAPPSRGGYIQRLLSRNFPGTASCDRTRSGASAAIAASRSRRTEPPPLSRRGSGGLTPPCAPPLPPAEPRETRGEQVVASDVTDRSWHGRRECELPSGTRNSGDLLRVSEGGHVQGTCSRASARLIKRIGSLGCSKGARICQMPQLEPFLQISLIL from the exons atggccccggcccccggcccgggcgCCGCCTGCGAGCGGAGAGAGAGCGTGGTTAGCGGCCAGCCCCGCGAGAGGCGCTCCCGACGCCGCCCGTGCGTTTCTGGCGCTCCCGGTTCGGAACTTCCCAGCATCCAGAGGAGGGACCCGAGGCGAGAGATCACCTCCCGGCGGAGCGGGGGAGGGACATCTCCTCCGCCCGCCGCCCAGCCTGCCCCCGGCTCCCCTCCGCCGGGGACGAGGCGGGAGGCGCCGGCCCGCCAAG GACCTCCGGCCGCCGGCTCGGGGACCGGGCACAGGTGCGCCTGTCGCCGGAGCGGCTGCGGGGCCGCCGGCCGCAAAGCCCCGAGCGCAG GGGCCGGCGCGGTACAGCACCCGCCGCCGGAGAgaggcggcggggctgcgctCGGGCAGACAGACAGGCTGCCGCTGCCGGAGGAGGACGGTGCTCCTGGGGAAACAACACCCTTAgctccccccctctccccggCGCGGGCGGTCTGTTCGCCTTTGATTGCGAGGCGAGGGCATCCtgcccccgccgctcccccctCCCGGGGTGGCTACATACAAAGGCTGCTTTCCAGGAACTTTCCAGGAACCGCATCATGTGACAGGACCCGCTCCGGCGCCTCCGCCGCGATCGCGGCCAGCCGGAGCCGCCGCACCGAGCCACCGCCCCTGTCACGCCGGGGCAGCGGTGGCCTGACCCctccctgcgcccccccccTTCCACCCGCGGAGCCGCGGGAGACGCGCGGCGAGCAG GTGGTTGCCAGTGATGTTACTGATAGAAGCTGGCATGGCAGGAGGGAGTGTGAGCTTCCCAGTGGAACACGTAACAgtggggatctgctccgggTAAGCGAAGGGGGACACGTACAGGGGACATGCAGCAGGGCCTCTGCCAGGCTAATAAAAAG GATCGGTTCCTTGGGCTGTTCTAAGGGGGCAAGAATATGCCAG ATGCCTCAACTTGAACcatttcttcagatttctttgaTCCTCTGA